One segment of Marvinbryantia formatexigens DSM 14469 DNA contains the following:
- a CDS encoding glycosyltransferase family 4 protein, producing MNILLMARIIAKTGVGNHVKQLSEELVNQGHKVWVIASTNEMAIGQTGGVLFEQVELRSKKPITIIKTLKRIHQIIVDNQIEIVHCHHRMAGLYMKWYNLHWSIPYIWTLHLAPIPCDPIHRMMTSYGKRAIAISYEVGEFLKDDLKIPQKDIRYVLNGVDEKTLLPVTKEEKKQLRKQMGIPVDKTVVALHSRIDPVKNHEAVVEAVGMLTPDDREKLIVLCSGEKSGAYYEMLQKRICELSISDCFHFCGWVKAETIIGASDALMLPSLKEGFGLNCIEAMFMRVPVFRTKTCGYRDMQDYCVGMEDVAAQTVLKHLRGILSGEFLDEDRINFAEAFVRKKCTVKAMTEHTVAVYEDVLREIV from the coding sequence ATGAACATATTATTGATGGCAAGAATCATTGCAAAAACCGGTGTTGGCAACCATGTGAAGCAATTGAGTGAAGAATTGGTTAATCAAGGTCACAAAGTTTGGGTCATTGCAAGCACAAATGAAATGGCTATTGGTCAAACCGGGGGGGTATTGTTTGAACAAGTAGAATTACGTTCGAAGAAGCCCATTACAATCATTAAAACGCTGAAAAGAATACATCAAATTATTGTCGACAATCAAATTGAGATTGTCCACTGCCATCATAGAATGGCGGGTTTATATATGAAATGGTACAATCTGCACTGGTCTATACCTTATATCTGGACGTTGCATTTAGCTCCAATACCATGTGATCCAATTCATAGAATGATGACCAGCTACGGAAAACGTGCAATTGCTATTTCCTATGAGGTTGGAGAATTTCTGAAAGATGATCTCAAGATACCCCAGAAGGATATTAGATATGTGCTGAATGGGGTTGACGAGAAAACTCTACTCCCTGTGACTAAAGAAGAAAAAAAGCAGCTCCGAAAGCAGATGGGTATTCCGGTCGATAAGACTGTGGTTGCATTACATTCAAGAATTGATCCAGTTAAGAACCATGAAGCAGTCGTTGAAGCGGTTGGGATGCTTACACCTGACGATAGAGAAAAACTTATAGTTCTCTGCTCTGGAGAGAAGTCTGGTGCTTATTATGAAATGCTTCAAAAACGAATCTGCGAATTAAGTATCAGTGATTGTTTTCATTTTTGCGGTTGGGTAAAAGCTGAAACAATTATAGGTGCATCGGATGCGCTTATGCTTCCCAGTTTGAAAGAAGGTTTTGGCCTTAACTGCATAGAGGCGATGTTCATGAGAGTTCCGGTATTCCGAACCAAAACCTGTGGCTATCGGGATATGCAAGATTATTGTGTTGGGATGGAAGATGTTGCAGCACAGACTGTTTTAAAACATCTTCGCGGAATACTATCAGGAGAATTTCTGGACGAGGATCGTATAAATTTTGCAGAAGCGTTTGTTCGGAAGAAGTGCACTGTAAAGGCAATGACAGAACATACAGTAGCAGTCTACGAGGATGTGCTTAGAGAAATAGTGTAA
- a CDS encoding LicD family protein, which yields MDASQSVKQVQKKILEVMKYIDKLCRDNGIVYYIMGGTALGAIRHGGFIPWDDDLDIFMTPSEYEKFKKVFEAENSSTFVLQEWRTTPDYLEYAKVRMNGTTFIEEAFRDRKDLHQGIYVDIMILHKVPENKFIQKLVYYESKFVTLYALSQRNWKPKSTSKKLVLKSLKFMPCKLMAKCFYRRIYKYDDTKTNFKYCYWITPVKFRSGLFDSSFFSDPVDIPFEDTILLGSKKIKEYLEYRYGDYMKLPSKEAQQAAVHAMLFDVNRDYKEYVK from the coding sequence ATGGACGCATCACAGAGTGTTAAACAGGTACAGAAGAAGATTCTTGAAGTTATGAAATATATAGATAAGTTATGCCGTGACAATGGGATTGTCTACTATATCATGGGTGGTACAGCTCTTGGTGCAATCAGACACGGTGGTTTTATTCCTTGGGATGATGATTTGGATATCTTTATGACTCCTTCGGAATATGAAAAATTCAAGAAAGTATTCGAAGCAGAGAATAGTTCAACGTTTGTCTTACAGGAGTGGCGCACCACTCCAGACTACCTTGAATACGCCAAGGTACGTATGAATGGGACAACTTTCATTGAGGAGGCCTTCAGAGATAGAAAAGATCTTCACCAAGGCATATATGTAGATATCATGATTCTGCATAAAGTTCCGGAGAACAAGTTCATTCAGAAGCTGGTATATTACGAATCCAAGTTTGTGACGCTTTATGCGTTGTCGCAGAGAAATTGGAAGCCGAAGAGTACAAGCAAGAAACTGGTGCTTAAATCCCTGAAGTTTATGCCGTGTAAATTGATGGCAAAATGCTTCTACCGAAGAATCTACAAGTATGATGATACGAAGACGAACTTTAAATACTGCTATTGGATTACACCGGTAAAATTCAGAAGTGGATTGTTTGATTCATCGTTCTTCTCTGATCCTGTGGATATTCCGTTTGAGGATACGATTTTACTGGGGTCTAAAAAGATTAAGGAATATCTGGAATACCGCTATGGAGATTATATGAAGCTTCCGTCCAAGGAGGCGCAGCAGGCAGCGGTACATGCCATGCTTTTCGATGTTAATCGAGACTATAAGGAATATGTAAAATAG
- a CDS encoding glycosyltransferase, whose amino-acid sequence MLVCVVGNFGDKSILTDGQGIKTLELYNSLVKTYGQKEVSKVNLHSKNRIVLAFQLLANVIRCKNIIVLVSKNGRKTVIPLLVAYNRIFHKKIFHSLIGSTTHQTLEENPKLIECYNRLAGNWSETNTEKRLLEELGLTNVTVVKNFKNLRVLKTDELIYITNEPFPLCTFSRVEELKGIPNIVRAVNKVNELCGRTVCTLDIYGKVMERYEDDFEKLMPEFGENIQYKGIVDFDKSVETLKNYYMVVFPTRYYTEGIPGTLLDSFAAGVPVLSAEWESCYDIMNEHVGVTYTFNDDDALVNTLLYVLRNSSEINKMKKECLLEVSKYSSEEIIKTIGTYLEG is encoded by the coding sequence ATGTTGGTATGTGTTGTAGGTAACTTTGGAGATAAGAGTATACTGACTGATGGACAGGGGATAAAGACGCTTGAACTTTACAATTCGTTGGTTAAAACCTACGGTCAGAAAGAAGTCAGCAAAGTTAATCTCCATAGTAAGAATAGAATAGTTTTGGCGTTTCAACTACTTGCAAATGTGATTAGATGCAAGAATATTATCGTTTTGGTTTCAAAGAATGGTAGGAAAACCGTAATTCCACTTTTGGTTGCATATAATAGGATTTTCCACAAAAAGATTTTCCATTCTTTGATAGGAAGCACAACACATCAAACATTAGAAGAGAACCCCAAATTAATTGAATGCTATAACCGTTTAGCGGGAAATTGGTCTGAAACTAACACAGAAAAAAGACTCCTTGAAGAACTGGGACTGACGAATGTGACAGTGGTAAAAAACTTTAAGAACCTGAGAGTCTTGAAAACAGATGAGTTAATTTATATTACGAATGAGCCTTTCCCGTTATGTACTTTTTCAAGAGTAGAGGAACTTAAGGGAATTCCTAATATAGTTCGTGCAGTAAATAAAGTTAATGAACTTTGTGGAAGAACCGTATGTACGCTAGATATATATGGCAAGGTTATGGAACGATACGAGGATGACTTTGAGAAATTGATGCCTGAGTTTGGTGAAAATATACAATATAAAGGTATCGTTGACTTTGACAAGAGCGTTGAAACACTGAAAAACTATTATATGGTGGTGTTCCCAACGAGGTATTACACTGAAGGAATTCCAGGAACTCTATTGGACTCATTTGCTGCTGGTGTGCCGGTGTTAAGCGCAGAGTGGGAATCTTGCTATGATATTATGAACGAGCATGTTGGTGTAACTTATACATTCAACGATGACGATGCTCTAGTTAATACATTGCTATATGTTTTGAGAAACTCTTCAGAAATAAATAAGATGAAAAAGGAATGCCTTCTTGAAGTAAGCAAATACTCATCTGAAGAAATTATAAAAACAATAGGTACATATCTTGAAGGATAA
- a CDS encoding glycosyltransferase gives MNIGLLIYDLRSGGAERVLCKWSDLLSEENNITIYTFDGQADPEYSYSGKLSVLDLPSRGKNKVKQMLTLVKRYLRLRKQIKQDNIDLLVSFCSTANFPAMFQSVPRIASIRLYSEYFSYRKIYRFLIKHTHTTLAVQTNRLKNDILLDVGEKYSSKIHVIGNPLDTELIKEKMKEEPEEDFLERIRGKKVICFTASFKTAKNHWNLIKSFNLLHKEMPETVLVLIGGQGELEEKTRRMVDDSPIKDSVVFIGKTTNPFKYEKYADVFVLPSITEGIPNVLIEAMTVGLPVISTDCPSGPREILLENPDMNVTTEGIERAEYGLLVEPFPNVLDFDINHIAKQNTVLYTAMKALLSDKKLNDYYRHQANYRTQKYDMTAYKKELYGLIKNEKILGEDTVWTKKKKILYSIYFMCASWFPISSHSKIAQKWRYFWASRIVGKCGKNVNFERFCSFTPGLSVGDNSGIGIRACINGPVTIGTDVMMGQDVIIYTTRHNDDRIDIPMREQGMADVMPVSIGNDVWIGGRVIILPGVTIGDGCIIGAGAVVTKDIPPYSVAVGVPAKVVRERK, from the coding sequence ATGAATATTGGATTATTAATTTATGATTTGAGATCCGGTGGAGCAGAAAGAGTTCTGTGTAAATGGTCCGACCTTCTCAGTGAAGAAAACAATATAACAATTTACACGTTTGATGGACAAGCTGATCCGGAGTACAGTTATTCTGGCAAACTTTCGGTACTGGATTTGCCAAGTAGAGGAAAAAATAAAGTTAAGCAAATGCTTACTTTGGTCAAACGCTATTTGAGACTCAGAAAGCAAATCAAGCAAGATAACATTGACTTATTAGTTAGTTTTTGCTCTACCGCAAACTTTCCGGCAATGTTCCAAAGTGTTCCAAGAATAGCGTCGATCAGGCTGTACTCGGAGTATTTCTCCTATCGAAAAATATATCGCTTTTTAATTAAACACACTCATACTACCTTAGCAGTACAAACAAACAGACTGAAAAATGATATTTTGTTGGATGTAGGAGAAAAGTATTCGTCCAAAATTCATGTTATTGGCAACCCTCTGGATACAGAATTAATCAAAGAAAAGATGAAGGAAGAGCCGGAGGAGGATTTTTTAGAAAGAATCAGAGGAAAAAAGGTAATCTGTTTTACAGCTTCCTTCAAAACAGCCAAGAATCATTGGAACTTGATTAAGAGTTTTAACTTATTACATAAAGAAATGCCGGAAACAGTTCTGGTCCTAATTGGTGGACAAGGAGAATTGGAAGAAAAAACACGCAGAATGGTTGATGACTCCCCAATTAAAGATTCAGTAGTTTTTATTGGGAAGACTACAAATCCATTTAAATATGAGAAATATGCAGATGTTTTTGTGTTGCCGTCGATAACTGAAGGAATTCCTAATGTGCTGATTGAAGCAATGACCGTCGGGCTTCCGGTCATCTCTACAGACTGTCCATCTGGACCGCGAGAGATTCTTTTAGAGAATCCAGATATGAACGTGACGACAGAAGGTATCGAACGTGCAGAATATGGATTATTAGTTGAGCCATTTCCGAATGTACTCGACTTCGATATAAACCACATTGCAAAACAAAATACTGTACTATATACTGCTATGAAAGCTTTACTATCTGATAAGAAATTGAACGATTATTATCGACATCAAGCAAATTATCGGACTCAAAAATATGATATGACAGCATACAAAAAGGAGCTATATGGTTTGATAAAAAATGAGAAAATCTTAGGAGAAGATACTGTTTGGACGAAGAAAAAAAAAATACTTTATTCAATATACTTTATGTGCGCTTCATGGTTCCCCATCAGTTCGCATTCCAAGATTGCCCAAAAATGGCGTTACTTTTGGGCAAGTAGGATTGTAGGGAAATGCGGAAAAAATGTTAACTTTGAGCGCTTTTGTTCTTTTACGCCGGGACTATCTGTTGGAGATAATTCTGGAATCGGAATTAGAGCATGTATAAATGGCCCTGTAACGATTGGTACTGACGTAATGATGGGGCAAGATGTAATTATCTACACGACCCGTCATAATGACGACCGTATTGATATTCCGATGAGAGAACAGGGAATGGCAGACGTAATGCCTGTGTCTATTGGGAACGATGTTTGGATAGGTGGAAGAGTTATCATTCTTCCGGGTGTTACGATAGGTGATGGATGCATCATAGGCGCAGGAGCTGTGGTTACGAAGGATATTCCACCATATAGTGTCGCAGTAGGTGTGCCAGCAAAAGTTGTACGTGAACGAAAATAA
- a CDS encoding O-antigen ligase family protein: MREENTTSDEIICALISFMIMSFYIFETASWGRYVIFGITILVTLIYAANNGFKIPLVLNRPFHVHVAAFAIFCFASSIWAWNSVAAISKGITIFSILICYSLIYPYFQQKGNIDILLDAFMFSGYGIALYTVVYYGTSGIVSMLSGNVRLGNDFTNANSIGLIAATSCIIQFSYLLKRKKRKFAIFLIPCIIVLAISQSRKAMIMLVVGIAFLIMTKESDRASIFKKAFNLVLGVLAVFFLIYVMSRLDIFSGVFRRFETLFESINGTRAEDIRSIYRRIGMQQFYKTPILGIGIGNSLDLLESVGHRRTYLHCNFVEILSSGGIVGFIIYYSIYIKLIVGLWKYRRYRSTTTNLCIVLLFLMLIMDYGMVTYYDKQQYLYFMCFFLQLELIKKDYYAIEESERYENNV, translated from the coding sequence ATGAGAGAAGAGAATACTACATCAGACGAAATCATATGTGCATTAATCTCTTTTATGATTATGTCTTTTTATATATTTGAAACAGCTTCTTGGGGTAGATATGTTATTTTCGGTATTACAATTCTAGTAACATTAATATATGCCGCAAATAACGGCTTTAAGATTCCATTAGTACTTAATCGGCCATTTCATGTTCATGTTGCTGCATTTGCTATTTTTTGTTTTGCTTCTTCAATTTGGGCGTGGAATTCAGTTGCAGCGATTTCAAAGGGCATTACAATTTTTTCCATATTGATATGTTACTCATTGATATATCCTTATTTTCAACAAAAAGGAAATATTGATATACTATTGGATGCTTTTATGTTTTCGGGATATGGGATAGCTCTATATACCGTTGTATATTATGGAACAAGTGGTATTGTATCAATGCTTAGCGGAAATGTACGTTTGGGTAATGATTTTACGAATGCCAACTCTATCGGGCTTATTGCAGCAACATCATGCATAATTCAGTTTTCTTATTTATTAAAAAGGAAAAAAAGAAAGTTTGCTATTTTTCTGATTCCGTGCATCATAGTACTCGCAATTTCTCAATCTCGTAAAGCTATGATTATGCTTGTTGTCGGAATTGCCTTTTTAATTATGACCAAAGAAAGTGACCGTGCTTCAATATTCAAGAAGGCTTTTAATCTTGTACTTGGAGTACTAGCGGTTTTTTTTCTGATATATGTAATGTCACGATTAGATATTTTTTCTGGTGTATTTAGAAGGTTTGAGACTTTATTTGAATCAATTAATGGTACAAGAGCAGAAGATATAAGATCCATATATAGGCGAATTGGAATGCAGCAATTCTATAAAACACCTATATTGGGTATAGGAATAGGAAATTCATTGGACTTACTCGAAAGTGTAGGTCATAGGAGAACTTATTTACACTGTAATTTTGTAGAAATACTTTCAAGTGGGGGAATCGTTGGTTTTATTATATATTATTCGATTTATATTAAGTTGATTGTCGGTCTTTGGAAATACAGGAGATATCGTTCCACGACAACCAACTTATGTATAGTTCTATTGTTTTTGATGCTCATCATGGATTATGGAATGGTAACATATTATGATAAACAACAATACCTATATTTTATGTGTTTTTTCCTTCAACTGGAACTTATAAAAAAAGATTATTATGCAATAGAAGAATCAGAAAGGTACGAAAACAATGTATGA
- a CDS encoding glycosyltransferase family A protein: protein MYELTVFTPAYNRANTLERAYRSLENQTSKEFIWLVIDDGSTDNTSELVAQIKENASFPIEYYRKENGGRHTAVNYSYQFLKTKYVVTLDSDDELLPDAVEKMLRTWNGIPKGEYDRFWCISGREMYADSGEMVGKPYPEGINQLRGKKQRREIMKYPGEKHCCRKVAIHVQYPFPEFPDTKFITENVVWQKINRKYDQYCVNDIYGKYYTNTEGSLMTDSPHQKSKHRSAFYRDIIYVNEYFDDLCYSKGIAYFIADISRRAILTGEPYKSVVNRLNTPIKKILVTLCYPIGFLVAKLKDKA, encoded by the coding sequence ATGTATGAATTGACAGTATTTACACCAGCTTATAATAGAGCAAATACTTTAGAGAGAGCCTATAGAAGCCTAGAAAACCAAACATCTAAAGAGTTTATTTGGCTAGTAATTGATGATGGATCTACTGATAACACTTCAGAATTAGTGGCTCAAATCAAAGAAAACGCTTCGTTTCCTATTGAATATTATAGAAAAGAAAACGGGGGAAGACACACAGCAGTTAATTATTCTTATCAATTTCTAAAAACCAAATATGTTGTTACATTGGATTCCGATGATGAGTTGTTGCCTGATGCAGTTGAAAAAATGTTAAGAACGTGGAATGGCATTCCGAAAGGCGAGTATGACCGTTTTTGGTGTATATCGGGACGAGAAATGTATGCTGATAGTGGAGAAATGGTGGGTAAGCCATATCCAGAAGGAATCAACCAGTTAAGGGGGAAAAAACAAAGAAGAGAAATAATGAAGTATCCTGGAGAGAAACATTGTTGCAGAAAAGTGGCAATTCATGTACAGTATCCTTTCCCTGAATTTCCAGATACAAAATTCATTACCGAAAATGTTGTGTGGCAAAAGATTAATAGGAAATATGATCAATACTGTGTTAATGATATATATGGAAAATATTACACAAATACTGAGGGCAGCTTAATGACAGATAGTCCCCATCAGAAATCGAAACATCGTTCAGCATTTTACAGGGATATAATTTATGTAAATGAGTATTTTGATGACTTATGTTATAGCAAAGGTATTGCATATTTTATTGCAGACATATCGAGAAGGGCTATATTGACAGGAGAACCATATAAAAGCGTAGTGAATAGATTGAATACACCCATAAAAAAAATACTTGTCACTCTATGCTATCCAATAGGGTTTCTTGTTGCGAAATTAAAGGATAAAGCATAA
- a CDS encoding ATP-grasp fold amidoligase family protein — translation MIGRVKEILSSPAEFGYWLSGRRFCRLIPDELYIKFKYKCILGRWPNLDDPKYLSEEIQWLKLYDRNPLYIKLVDKYAVRSYIEEKIGKEYLVPLLGVWDSPMDIDWDALPNRFVLKTVNGSHTNIICTEKAQLNKKKTISTLLRWQKSNQTFYYGREWPYKYVKPRIIAEEYIDSTAPGGLIDYKFMCFNGIADNVMVCSDRQTGKTRFDHFDKKWNFLRYQYVDANKPEDYSIPKPNLMDEMFNIAEFLAKPFPYVRVDLYCENNRIYFGELTFYPQSGFDTDYTEETDLYFGTKLDIHKF, via the coding sequence ATGATAGGAAGAGTGAAAGAAATACTTAGCTCACCGGCAGAGTTTGGATATTGGCTATCTGGTAGAAGGTTTTGCCGACTTATTCCGGATGAGCTTTATATTAAATTTAAATATAAATGTATCTTGGGAAGATGGCCAAACTTGGATGATCCGAAGTATCTAAGTGAAGAAATACAATGGTTAAAACTGTATGATAGAAATCCTTTATACATCAAATTAGTTGATAAATATGCAGTGCGTAGCTATATAGAAGAGAAAATAGGAAAAGAGTATTTGGTGCCATTACTTGGGGTGTGGGATTCACCTATGGATATTGATTGGGATGCACTTCCTAATAGGTTTGTATTAAAAACTGTAAACGGTTCACACACCAATATAATTTGTACAGAAAAAGCCCAGTTAAATAAGAAAAAAACAATAAGTACATTGCTGAGATGGCAGAAAAGCAATCAAACCTTTTATTATGGAAGGGAGTGGCCATACAAATATGTGAAGCCACGTATCATAGCTGAAGAGTATATTGATTCAACTGCCCCAGGCGGACTTATTGATTATAAATTCATGTGTTTTAATGGTATTGCAGATAATGTAATGGTGTGTTCTGATAGGCAAACAGGGAAAACGAGGTTTGATCATTTTGACAAAAAATGGAATTTTCTAAGGTATCAATATGTCGATGCAAACAAGCCAGAAGATTATTCGATTCCTAAGCCTAATCTAATGGATGAGATGTTTAATATTGCGGAATTCCTAGCAAAACCGTTTCCGTATGTTAGAGTAGATCTTTATTGTGAAAACAATAGGATTTATTTCGGCGAATTAACATTTTATCCTCAGTCCGGCTTTGATACAGATTATACAGAAGAAACTGATTTATATTTTGGAACGAAATTAGATATACATAAATTTTAG
- a CDS encoding oligosaccharide flippase family protein, giving the protein MENGFGNKIINATKWSVVSEITAKIAAPVINIILARLLSPSEFGVVASITIITSFADIFTDAGFQKFVIQHEFDNDDTLNKYSDVAFTSNAVLSVIIYCIIFGWRRSLASAIGCPEAYNGLATAALTVLCTSFSSISIARFRRELNFKPLFFIRLASSLIPLFVTVPLAFALRSYWAIVIGTVFQQLFIAIMSVGLSKYKPRIRMNVKIFSDMVSFCLWNLMETLSIWFAGQANIFIVASVLDSYYLGLYKTGMSTINSYMAIITSAITSVFFSALSRMQNDKDAYKRTFDKFQKIIAVIVLPMGAGIFLYRDLAVQLLLGSQWAEISDFMGLWALMSALTIAFSNTACEVYRSMGKPQISFILQMVYLVFYIPVIFFSAHKSFVILCYASCFIRIVPIFLDFITLKTKFGFPFKSIIKNTYIQFIAVSLMTVVAILCQRISDGMVWQIISILICAAFYFAIMLLFPSMRKEISSIKNMI; this is encoded by the coding sequence ATGGAAAATGGTTTTGGTAACAAGATAATAAACGCTACAAAGTGGTCTGTTGTATCGGAAATAACGGCCAAGATTGCAGCTCCAGTTATAAATATAATTCTTGCTCGATTACTTTCCCCAAGCGAATTTGGGGTTGTTGCATCAATTACTATAATTACCAGTTTCGCCGATATTTTTACAGATGCTGGATTTCAGAAGTTTGTTATACAGCATGAGTTTGACAATGATGATACATTGAATAAGTACTCTGATGTTGCATTCACATCAAATGCTGTCCTGTCGGTAATAATCTATTGTATTATTTTTGGATGGAGACGTAGTTTAGCTTCAGCAATAGGATGCCCTGAGGCTTATAACGGATTGGCAACAGCTGCACTTACTGTATTATGTACTTCTTTTTCAAGTATATCTATTGCAAGATTTCGTAGAGAGTTAAACTTTAAACCACTCTTTTTTATTAGATTAGCGAGTTCACTGATCCCTTTGTTCGTTACTGTTCCGTTAGCATTCGCATTGAGATCATACTGGGCTATTGTCATAGGTACTGTATTTCAGCAATTATTTATTGCAATTATGTCGGTTGGATTGTCGAAGTATAAACCCAGAATCAGAATGAACGTCAAGATATTCTCGGATATGGTTTCATTTTGTTTGTGGAATTTAATGGAAACTTTGTCGATTTGGTTTGCCGGTCAAGCAAATATTTTTATTGTTGCAAGCGTATTGGATTCGTATTATTTGGGATTGTATAAAACAGGAATGTCTACGATTAATTCGTATATGGCAATTATCACGTCTGCAATAACTTCTGTATTCTTTTCAGCGTTATCTCGCATGCAGAACGATAAAGACGCCTATAAAAGAACCTTTGACAAGTTCCAAAAAATAATAGCAGTTATTGTTTTGCCTATGGGAGCTGGGATCTTTTTGTACAGGGATTTGGCTGTTCAACTTTTACTGGGATCACAATGGGCTGAAATTTCGGATTTTATGGGATTATGGGCATTAATGAGTGCGCTTACGATAGCATTCAGCAATACTGCTTGCGAGGTTTATAGAAGCATGGGGAAACCCCAAATATCATTTATACTACAGATGGTTTACTTGGTTTTTTATATCCCTGTTATCTTCTTCTCTGCACATAAGAGCTTTGTTATATTATGCTACGCTAGTTGTTTTATTAGGATCGTTCCAATTTTCTTAGACTTTATTACGCTGAAAACAAAATTTGGATTTCCATTTAAAAGTATTATAAAAAATACATATATTCAATTTATAGCAGTTTCATTAATGACTGTCGTTGCGATTTTATGTCAAAGAATATCAGACGGAATGGTATGGCAAATCATATCGATTCTTATATGCGCGGCATTTTATTTTGCTATCATGCTGTTATTTCCGAGCATGAGAAAAGAAATATCTTCAATTAAGAATATGATATAG
- a CDS encoding acyltransferase family protein: MEDRLKINDNIKTAMMLAVVLYHCCMFFTGSWFDRSTPVFSANYLSVFARYLNTFHVQTFAMASGFLFYALKKEYGKYSGNFRVDIGKRTKRLLLPYAITNIVWVLPFYIVFSGFDVKAIVYKYVFGCAPSQLWFLPMLFWLFLLAYVVFRKHRPSEVGLIASVLISIGGGYILSTIGVKNVLQIVTAVRYAMYYYFGTYLYEKEIKPSTSLTVMSVIFSVGGFALSSQLAGSNLFVLKAVNILVSSFTSFAGIFMVYGFANLIGCKEDNRIWRGLKKNSFGVYLFHQQLIYPCIMLLNGRVNPVIQVVICFMVLGFISSGITEFLRKWKATKVMFGL, translated from the coding sequence ATGGAAGATAGACTTAAAATAAACGACAATATAAAGACGGCGATGATGCTTGCTGTTGTGCTTTATCACTGCTGTATGTTTTTTACCGGCAGTTGGTTTGATAGATCAACTCCAGTTTTCTCTGCAAACTATCTTTCAGTTTTTGCGAGATACCTGAATACATTCCATGTTCAGACATTTGCTATGGCATCCGGTTTCCTGTTCTATGCGTTAAAAAAGGAATATGGAAAATACAGTGGTAACTTTAGAGTGGATATAGGAAAAAGAACAAAGCGATTACTTCTTCCATATGCAATCACAAACATTGTGTGGGTACTTCCTTTTTATATTGTGTTCAGTGGTTTTGATGTCAAAGCTATTGTATACAAATATGTTTTTGGTTGCGCACCATCACAATTATGGTTCCTTCCTATGTTGTTCTGGCTGTTCCTGCTTGCCTATGTTGTTTTCAGAAAGCACAGACCATCAGAAGTTGGATTAATCGCAAGCGTCCTGATTTCAATCGGGGGGGGGTATATCCTAAGTACAATTGGGGTAAAAAATGTGCTTCAGATTGTAACTGCAGTAAGATATGCCATGTATTATTACTTTGGAACGTATCTCTATGAAAAAGAAATAAAACCAAGTACTAGCTTAACGGTAATGAGTGTGATTTTCTCGGTAGGTGGATTTGCATTATCAAGTCAACTTGCTGGCAGCAATCTTTTTGTATTAAAGGCAGTGAATATACTTGTCAGTAGTTTTACTTCTTTTGCGGGTATATTTATGGTCTATGGGTTTGCAAATCTGATTGGATGTAAAGAAGATAATAGGATATGGAGAGGGCTAAAGAAGAATAGCTTTGGTGTGTATCTGTTTCATCAGCAATTGATATACCCATGTATTATGTTGCTGAACGGAAGAGTAAACCCTGTTATACAGGTTGTCATTTGCTTTATGGTACTGGGTTTCATATCAAGTGGTATTACTGAGTTCCTTCGCAAATGGAAGGCTACTAAGGTTATGTTTGGACTGTGA